In a single window of the Bradyrhizobium sp. Ash2021 genome:
- a CDS encoding response regulator yields the protein MSTVLVVEDDEVLRMCAAEVVADAGFSPVEAANADEAFAILESRSDIALLLTDIQMPGSMDGLDLARTVHDRWPAIKIILVSGRVELSERERPINSRFFQKPFAIGRNMLRRTEIASPGANCIVA from the coding sequence GTGTCCACGGTTCTGGTGGTCGAAGACGATGAGGTATTGCGCATGTGCGCAGCAGAAGTCGTCGCCGACGCCGGTTTTAGCCCGGTCGAAGCGGCGAATGCCGACGAAGCGTTTGCGATATTGGAAAGCCGCTCGGACATTGCGCTGCTTTTAACGGACATCCAGATGCCCGGCAGCATGGACGGCTTAGACCTTGCCCGAACCGTCCATGATCGATGGCCGGCCATCAAGATCATTCTGGTGTCGGGACGAGTGGAACTGTCTGAGCGCGAAAGACCCATCAACAGCCGCTTCTTCCAGAAGCCGTTTGCGATCGGAAGAAATATGCTCCGTCGTACTGAAATTGCCAGCCCCGGTGCGAACTGCATTGTGGCATGA
- a CDS encoding IS630 family transposase gives MIPEAREVRLSKKDRKVLEACCRSPMTLQRDLKRARIVLLAAVGRSTRSIAKEVGVQPRIVSLWRHRYADHGLEGLQDKPRPGKQPIYTKTTDKRILKLLDKPPPQGFARWTGPLLAEALGDVDVQYVWRFLRSHKIDLAARKSWCESNDPNFTAKAADVVGLYVAPPAKAIVLCVDEKPSIQALERAQGYLKLPNGRALTGQSHDYKRHGTTTLFAALEVATGKIIAAHSKRRRRVEFLDFMNSVTAAFPNRQLHVILDNLNTHKKNEDWLKAHPNVQFHFTPTSASWLNQVEVWFSILQGQSLSGTSFTSLKQLQEHIDAYVGAYNDRAEPFVWTKKKVRQRRFKGRRITQL, from the coding sequence ATGATACCCGAAGCAAGAGAAGTCCGCCTTTCGAAGAAAGATCGCAAGGTGCTTGAGGCGTGTTGTCGCTCACCGATGACATTGCAGCGCGATTTGAAGCGAGCACGGATAGTTCTGTTGGCGGCGGTCGGGCGCAGCACCCGGTCGATCGCCAAGGAAGTTGGGGTCCAGCCGCGGATTGTCAGCCTTTGGCGGCATCGCTATGCCGATCATGGCCTTGAAGGGCTGCAAGACAAGCCGCGACCGGGCAAGCAGCCGATCTATACGAAGACGACCGACAAGCGGATTCTGAAGCTGCTGGATAAGCCGCCCCCGCAAGGGTTTGCACGCTGGACCGGACCTCTGCTGGCCGAGGCGCTGGGCGATGTTGACGTCCAATATGTCTGGCGGTTCCTGCGCAGTCACAAGATTGACCTCGCGGCTCGCAAGTCCTGGTGTGAGAGCAACGACCCGAACTTTACGGCCAAAGCCGCCGATGTTGTTGGCCTCTACGTCGCCCCGCCCGCGAAGGCCATTGTGCTATGCGTGGACGAGAAGCCCTCGATCCAGGCTTTGGAGCGAGCGCAGGGCTATCTGAAGCTGCCCAATGGCCGCGCCTTGACCGGCCAGAGCCACGATTACAAGCGGCATGGCACCACAACATTGTTTGCGGCGCTCGAAGTCGCCACCGGAAAGATCATTGCGGCCCATTCAAAACGACGTCGCCGCGTCGAGTTTCTCGACTTCATGAACAGCGTTACCGCGGCCTTTCCGAACCGCCAGCTTCACGTCATCCTCGACAACCTCAACACCCACAAGAAGAACGAGGACTGGCTCAAGGCCCATCCCAACGTGCAATTTCATTTCACGCCGACAAGTGCGTCCTGGCTCAATCAGGTCGAGGTATGGTTTTCGATCCTGCAGGGGCAGTCGCTTAGCGGCACCTCCTTCACAAGCCTCAAGCAGCTTCAGGAACACATCGATGCCTACGTCGGCGCGTACAATGACAGAGCAGAGCCCTTCGTCTGGACCAAGAAAAAGGTCCGTCAACGCCGTTTCAAAGGCCGCCGTATCACTCAGCTCTGA
- a CDS encoding IS701 family transposase translates to MIRRSWTQTASIEERLALWAASLWEVKKRIRPLFGQERVARNAGLFLEGLLGDEQRKTGWMRAEAAGDPGPWRQQAILGCRDWDADALRDIVRDYVVEHLADDDAVLVIDETGFLKQGKASCGVARQYTGSAGKITNCQIGVFATYVSRHGHAFIDRALYLPKEWTDDPDRLEAVYVPADVGFATKPKLATGMIARAIAASVPFKWVAGDTVYGVGDIEQQLRRAGKGYVLGVSSAHVFRSWGKRSPVSGTAVDIARTRRSSDWKRLWAGAGTKGPRLHDWCYLELADLEAEQFNSANDGLWTRGLLIRRRIADDDLAFFTTWCPAGTSIETLVAVEGHRWAIEDSFETAKNEFGLDHNESRSWHGWHRHVSMVMLAFAMMAAVRHRANPSPPKKTKRRRPAKARV, encoded by the coding sequence ATGATTCGAAGATCGTGGACGCAGACAGCGTCGATTGAGGAGAGGCTTGCGTTATGGGCGGCGTCGCTTTGGGAGGTTAAGAAGCGGATACGTCCGTTGTTCGGGCAAGAACGTGTTGCGAGGAACGCAGGCCTGTTTCTGGAAGGTCTGCTCGGTGATGAGCAACGCAAGACCGGTTGGATGCGCGCGGAGGCAGCCGGAGATCCTGGTCCCTGGCGGCAACAGGCGATCCTGGGTTGCAGGGATTGGGATGCCGATGCCCTGCGTGATATCGTCCGTGACTATGTCGTCGAGCATTTAGCGGATGACGATGCGGTGCTGGTGATCGACGAGACCGGTTTTCTCAAGCAGGGCAAGGCGTCGTGCGGAGTGGCGCGGCAATACACTGGTTCGGCCGGGAAGATTACGAACTGCCAGATCGGCGTGTTCGCCACCTACGTTTCGCGTCATGGTCATGCGTTCATCGATCGCGCGTTGTATCTTCCGAAGGAATGGACCGACGATCCGGATCGTCTGGAAGCCGTATATGTGCCTGCCGATGTCGGGTTTGCGACCAAACCAAAGCTCGCGACCGGAATGATCGCACGCGCGATAGCCGCGTCTGTACCATTCAAGTGGGTTGCCGGCGACACCGTCTACGGTGTTGGCGACATCGAACAGCAACTGCGTCGGGCAGGTAAAGGCTACGTGCTCGGGGTCAGCAGTGCTCATGTATTTCGATCCTGGGGCAAGCGATCGCCGGTCTCCGGTACGGCCGTAGACATCGCCCGGACGCGGCGCTCATCCGACTGGAAGCGCCTGTGGGCGGGAGCCGGAACCAAAGGACCGCGGCTGCACGATTGGTGTTATCTCGAATTGGCCGATCTTGAGGCCGAGCAATTCAACAGTGCCAATGATGGTTTGTGGACGCGCGGCCTACTGATCCGTCGTCGCATCGCCGATGATGACCTCGCCTTCTTCACCACCTGGTGCCCCGCGGGAACATCAATTGAAACGCTGGTCGCGGTCGAAGGCCACCGGTGGGCGATCGAGGACAGTTTTGAGACCGCCAAAAACGAGTTCGGGCTCGATCACAACGAGAGCAGATCCTGGCATGGCTGGCATCGCCACGTGTCCATGGTGATGCTTGCTTTCGCCATGATGGCCGCGGTCCGACATCGCGCCAATCCGTCGCCGCCCAAAAAAACGAAACGCCGCCGCCCGGCAAAAGCCCGGGTATAA
- a CDS encoding DUF983 domain-containing protein produces the protein MSVSDSHLPIRVWPAIVRAVSGRCPACGGGKFFKSYLHQVDRCSVCGESFGQIHADDGPAWLTIGIVGHVVVPMALFTETNFQWPLLVSMPVWPLTAFAMTMTILPRAKALFIAAIWAMKAPGFE, from the coding sequence ATGTCCGTAAGCGATTCGCATCTGCCCATACGCGTCTGGCCGGCGATCGTTCGCGCGGTATCCGGAAGGTGTCCCGCGTGCGGCGGCGGCAAGTTCTTCAAAAGCTATTTGCATCAGGTCGACAGGTGCTCGGTGTGCGGTGAAAGCTTCGGTCAAATCCATGCTGACGATGGGCCGGCGTGGTTGACCATCGGCATCGTGGGTCACGTCGTGGTGCCTATGGCCTTGTTTACCGAAACGAATTTTCAGTGGCCGCTTTTGGTAAGCATGCCGGTATGGCCGTTGACGGCTTTTGCCATGACGATGACCATACTGCCACGGGCGAAGGCTCTATTCATTGCGGCAATCTGGGCAATGAAGGCTCCCGGCTTCGAATGA
- a CDS encoding sugar O-acetyltransferase: MRTEKEKMLAGELYDANSHEIQADLAATHKWLARYNASLDMPSSERQKLLLKRFAAVGEGAVIRPPFHCDYGFNIQLGAGVFINFNCVILDVVEVTIGDRTQIGPGVQVLTADHPRGATERASGLEFGRPIRIGRNVWIGGGAIILPGISIGDDALISAGSVVTRNVPPEATAFGNPARVRTSHV; encoded by the coding sequence ATGCGGACTGAGAAAGAGAAGATGTTGGCCGGGGAGCTGTACGACGCCAACTCACACGAAATTCAGGCGGACCTAGCGGCCACGCATAAGTGGCTCGCGCGATACAATGCTTCTCTCGATATGCCCTCCTCTGAGCGACAAAAGCTGCTGCTAAAGCGCTTCGCCGCCGTCGGAGAAGGTGCGGTGATTCGGCCGCCTTTCCATTGCGACTACGGCTTCAATATCCAACTCGGTGCAGGCGTGTTCATTAACTTCAATTGTGTGATCCTCGATGTCGTAGAGGTCACGATCGGAGACCGAACACAGATCGGACCGGGTGTTCAGGTCTTGACAGCCGACCATCCGCGCGGTGCGACAGAACGAGCTTCCGGCCTTGAATTTGGCCGCCCAATCCGCATTGGGCGCAATGTCTGGATCGGAGGCGGCGCAATCATTCTGCCAGGTATTTCCATTGGTGATGACGCGTTGATCAGCGCAGGCAGCGTGGTCACACGCAATGTGCCTCCAGAGGCTACCGCGTTCGGCAATCCAGCTCGCGTGCGAACCTCACATGTTTGA
- a CDS encoding universal stress protein: MIKDILVNLSYGTSQDGVSNYALSVAETFGAHIVGTAFAYPVMGGGVGLSANFSRAQQAEAQERAASVAAAFDEATRRVGVSGETRRIEAGIGDVPTQFAHIARRFDLSVIGQFESGRDHPTKNIVIEAALFESGRPVLIVPFIQKDSLKLDHIMVCWDGSRAAARAVGDAMPFLTRSGKASIVVADIQSAKSADLPGADIAAHLTRHGVDVTIERLPVSKIDVSNAILSYAADTDPDLIVMGGYGHSRLREFILGGTTRGMLASMTKPTLMSH; the protein is encoded by the coding sequence ATGATCAAAGATATTCTTGTCAACCTGTCTTACGGGACATCGCAAGATGGCGTTTCCAATTACGCCTTATCGGTTGCGGAAACATTCGGCGCGCACATCGTGGGGACCGCCTTTGCCTACCCGGTAATGGGCGGTGGCGTTGGCTTGTCGGCTAACTTTAGCCGAGCCCAGCAAGCAGAAGCTCAAGAACGCGCAGCGTCCGTGGCCGCCGCGTTTGACGAGGCGACCCGTCGCGTCGGCGTTTCAGGCGAAACGCGCAGGATTGAAGCTGGTATTGGCGACGTACCAACCCAGTTTGCGCATATCGCAAGACGATTCGATCTTTCCGTCATTGGCCAATTTGAAAGCGGCAGGGATCATCCGACCAAAAATATCGTCATTGAGGCGGCGCTGTTCGAATCCGGTAGACCGGTGCTCATCGTTCCTTTTATTCAGAAAGATAGCCTCAAACTCGATCATATCATGGTGTGCTGGGACGGCAGCCGGGCAGCCGCGCGAGCGGTCGGCGATGCCATGCCGTTTCTTACCCGCTCCGGCAAGGCGAGTATTGTTGTTGCGGACATTCAGAGCGCCAAAAGCGCCGACCTTCCGGGTGCGGATATCGCGGCCCATCTGACCCGTCACGGAGTAGACGTCACGATTGAGCGCCTTCCCGTCAGCAAGATCGATGTTTCAAATGCAATCCTGTCATATGCAGCCGATACAGATCCCGATCTCATTGTCATGGGCGGGTACGGGCATTCCCGGCTGCGGGAATTTATTCTTGGCGGGACGACACGTGGTATGCTTGCCTCGATGACCAAACCGACATTGATGTCGCACTAA
- a CDS encoding SDR family oxidoreductase, producing MIQHVFGQTLRGNVEGIFTLCSLVVPNMAARGQGRIFNAASWFGKIGKAQYSAHCASKFAVIGLAQSLAAELAPSGVTVNAVCPGTIVDTGMRLADKRSRELGSAPQRSAKPKSHSDALACRTTSPRSSHFCLQRKPTI from the coding sequence ATGATTCAACATGTTTTCGGACAGACACTTAGGGGTAACGTCGAAGGCATTTTCACGCTGTGCAGTCTTGTTGTGCCAAACATGGCGGCACGCGGCCAGGGGCGAATTTTCAACGCCGCGTCTTGGTTCGGTAAAATTGGTAAGGCGCAGTACAGCGCTCATTGCGCATCTAAATTCGCAGTCATCGGGCTCGCGCAGTCGCTGGCTGCAGAACTCGCCCCTTCAGGCGTAACGGTAAATGCAGTCTGCCCGGGCACGATCGTAGATACCGGGATGCGACTGGCCGACAAGCGATCACGCGAGTTGGGCTCCGCACCGCAAAGGAGCGCGAAGCCGAAATCCCACTCGGACGCGTTGGCCTGCCGGACGACATCGCCAAGGTCGTCGCATTTTTGCCTTCAGAGGAAGCCGACTATATGA
- a CDS encoding alpha/beta hydrolase has product MNRRTFVGMVAAGAASTLLQGGAAAAQPAPKARNVVLVHGLFADGSSWSEVIARLQAAGLNAASVQNPLTTLPEAVASAERVLARQDGPTVLVGHSFSGMIVTEAGMHPNVSALVYVAARAPDAGEDYAALAKTFPTPPASAGIVFDGDEGRLSEAAFLRDFAGDLPEAKAKVLYAVQEPFQKALLAGKTTHAAWRSKPSFYAVSTEDRTINPDLERFMAKRMGAKTIEVNASHLSLISHPDEITRLILEAAGQPA; this is encoded by the coding sequence ATGAATCGACGCACCTTCGTGGGCATGGTGGCTGCGGGGGCGGCAAGCACTCTTTTGCAGGGCGGCGCCGCCGCCGCGCAGCCCGCGCCGAAGGCCCGCAACGTCGTCCTTGTGCACGGGCTGTTCGCCGACGGGTCAAGCTGGTCCGAGGTGATTGCACGATTGCAGGCAGCGGGGCTCAATGCCGCGTCTGTGCAAAACCCCCTGACGACGCTGCCGGAAGCGGTAGCCTCGGCCGAGCGCGTGCTGGCGCGGCAGGATGGTCCGACGGTCCTGGTCGGGCACTCCTTCTCCGGAATGATCGTGACCGAGGCCGGCATGCATCCGAACGTGTCGGCGCTTGTCTATGTGGCGGCGCGGGCGCCGGATGCGGGCGAGGATTACGCGGCGTTGGCCAAGACATTTCCGACGCCACCGGCGTCCGCCGGGATTGTCTTCGACGGCGACGAAGGACGTCTCAGCGAGGCTGCGTTTCTGCGCGATTTCGCGGGCGACCTGCCGGAAGCGAAGGCGAAGGTCCTCTATGCGGTCCAGGAGCCGTTCCAGAAGGCTCTGCTCGCGGGCAAGACGACGCATGCGGCCTGGCGGTCGAAGCCGAGTTTCTATGCCGTTTCGACCGAGGACCGGACCATCAATCCCGATCTCGAACGCTTCATGGCCAAGCGCATGGGCGCGAAGACGATCGAGGTCAACGCGAGCCACCTTTCGCTGATATCGCACCCCGACGAGATCACCCGGTTGATCCTGGAAGCCGCCGGACAGCCCGCCTAG
- a CDS encoding DUF983 domain-containing protein translates to MVTEKQLPAIGPSPYLTGLLCRCPRCGKGKLFDGFLTLKPDCESCGLDFTFADAGDGPAIFVIMIAGAIVVGAALITEVKYQPPYWVHAALWLPLILIVTLWPLRGLKSLLISLQYHHKASQAKLIPRVKE, encoded by the coding sequence ATGGTCACAGAAAAGCAATTGCCGGCAATCGGTCCTTCGCCCTATCTCACGGGGTTGTTGTGCCGCTGCCCGCGCTGCGGCAAGGGAAAGCTCTTTGACGGATTCCTGACGCTGAAACCCGATTGCGAATCGTGCGGCCTCGATTTCACCTTTGCGGATGCCGGCGACGGTCCCGCCATATTCGTCATCATGATCGCCGGCGCCATCGTCGTCGGCGCGGCCCTCATAACTGAGGTCAAGTATCAGCCGCCGTACTGGGTCCACGCGGCGCTCTGGCTCCCGCTGATCCTGATCGTGACGCTTTGGCCGCTACGAGGGCTGAAAAGCCTGCTTATCTCGCTGCAGTATCATCACAAGGCATCGCAAGCGAAACTCATCCCGCGAGTTAAAGAATAA
- a CDS encoding phosphoenolpyruvate carboxykinase, which produces MLEQGIRNPEYGADKFSFTDLEAVNWNLLEPELYERALAGGEAQLTSGGALCAETGVHTGRSPKDKYIVCDDLTDATVWWENNGKMTPAQFARLYQDFIAHSHGKTLYAQDLRAGADAEFGVRTRVFTQLAWHSLFIRTLLLRPNRSELATFVPELTIYCCPTFKADPKRHGVRSDTVIAIDFTKKIVLIGGSSYAGEIKKAVFTTMNYFLPAQAVMPMHCSANVGPKGDAAIFFGLSGTGKTTLSADPGRTLVGDDEHGWGPKGIFNFEGGCYAKAIKLSPEAEPAIYATTQRFGTVLENVVFDPITRVCDFDDGSKTENTRAAYPMHFIPNASKNGRAGHPKNLVMLTADAFGVMPPIAKLTAAEAMFHFLSGYTAKVAGTEKGVIEPEATFSTCFGAPFMPRHPSVYGNLLRSLIAKHNVNCWLVNTGWTGGKYGVGQRMPINVTRTLLTAALNGMLNDGEFYIDKHFGFQVPVAVKGVDSRILKPRETWSDKEAFDVAARKLVQMFKDNFAKFESVVQADVMAVAMSA; this is translated from the coding sequence ATGTTGGAACAGGGTATCCGCAATCCGGAATACGGGGCAGATAAATTCAGCTTCACGGATCTTGAGGCGGTCAATTGGAATTTGTTGGAGCCGGAACTTTACGAACGCGCCCTTGCCGGCGGCGAAGCTCAACTCACGTCCGGCGGCGCGCTCTGCGCCGAGACCGGCGTACATACCGGACGCAGTCCGAAGGACAAGTATATCGTTTGCGACGACCTGACGGACGCGACCGTCTGGTGGGAAAACAACGGCAAGATGACGCCAGCGCAATTCGCGCGTTTGTACCAGGACTTCATCGCGCACTCGCACGGCAAGACGTTGTACGCCCAGGATCTTCGCGCTGGCGCCGACGCGGAATTCGGAGTGCGGACGCGCGTCTTCACCCAACTCGCCTGGCACTCGCTGTTCATCCGCACACTGTTACTCAGGCCGAACCGAAGCGAGCTTGCGACCTTCGTTCCGGAGCTCACGATCTACTGTTGCCCGACGTTCAAGGCGGACCCTAAGCGCCACGGCGTCCGAAGCGACACGGTGATTGCGATCGATTTTACCAAAAAGATCGTCCTCATCGGGGGAAGTTCGTATGCGGGAGAGATCAAGAAGGCCGTCTTCACGACCATGAACTACTTTCTTCCCGCCCAGGCCGTCATGCCGATGCATTGTTCCGCAAACGTCGGGCCAAAAGGCGATGCCGCGATCTTCTTCGGCCTGTCGGGGACCGGAAAAACGACGCTCTCCGCCGACCCCGGTCGGACGCTGGTCGGTGACGACGAACACGGGTGGGGCCCCAAAGGCATCTTCAATTTCGAGGGCGGCTGCTACGCCAAGGCGATCAAACTGAGCCCTGAGGCCGAGCCGGCCATATATGCCACCACGCAGCGCTTCGGGACTGTCCTGGAAAACGTCGTTTTCGATCCGATCACCCGTGTTTGCGATTTCGACGACGGCTCAAAGACGGAAAACACGCGCGCGGCCTATCCGATGCATTTCATACCCAATGCTTCGAAAAACGGGCGCGCAGGACATCCGAAAAATCTCGTCATGTTGACCGCCGACGCGTTCGGGGTGATGCCGCCTATCGCCAAGCTGACAGCGGCGGAAGCCATGTTTCACTTTTTGTCGGGATATACCGCCAAGGTTGCCGGAACGGAAAAGGGCGTGATTGAACCCGAGGCTACCTTTTCGACCTGCTTCGGTGCGCCGTTCATGCCCCGTCATCCCTCGGTTTACGGAAATCTATTGCGTTCCCTGATTGCGAAGCACAACGTGAACTGCTGGCTGGTTAACACCGGCTGGACAGGCGGAAAATATGGCGTGGGACAGAGGATGCCCATCAATGTCACCCGCACCCTGCTGACGGCCGCGCTCAACGGCATGCTCAACGATGGCGAATTCTACATCGACAAGCATTTCGGCTTCCAGGTACCTGTAGCCGTCAAGGGGGTCGACAGCCGCATCTTGAAGCCGCGGGAGACATGGAGTGACAAGGAGGCGTTCGACGTCGCCGCCCGAAAGCTCGTGCAGATGTTCAAGGACAATTTCGCCAAATTTGAAAGTGTCGTTCAGGCGGATGTCATGGCCGTTGCAATGTCCGCATAG
- a CDS encoding SMP-30/gluconolactonase/LRE family protein: MLKTAKTTVLASGFWRLKAPRWHMGALWVSDPRAGTVYRIDLDGKVTVVADVPSRPFGLGFLPDGDLLVASMTQRLILNLRGAKATIHADLADAAVGYLRDMAVARDGNAYVTSFDADAAGPDCFASARVLLATPDGKIRSVAENMAHPNGLAITSTHEVLVAETLGNRVLAFQIGNDGALLHRRVFANFERMSPVGICADSEGAVWAAAARQPLFVRVLQGGRVTHRVHVPGRQAVACQLGGRDGRTLFCLTVAADLGDYPNRQQTARVETTFVDVPGAASSIRLAEIAPH; encoded by the coding sequence ATGTTGAAAACGGCGAAGACTACTGTGCTCGCAAGCGGATTTTGGCGCCTTAAAGCGCCGAGATGGCACATGGGCGCCTTGTGGGTGTCCGACCCGCGCGCCGGAACGGTTTACCGCATTGATCTGGACGGCAAGGTCACGGTCGTCGCCGACGTGCCCAGCCGGCCGTTCGGTCTCGGCTTCTTGCCCGACGGCGACTTGCTGGTCGCCTCGATGACCCAGAGGTTGATACTGAACTTGCGCGGCGCGAAGGCGACGATCCATGCCGACCTGGCTGACGCTGCGGTCGGATATCTGAGGGACATGGCTGTCGCCCGGGATGGAAACGCCTACGTGACTTCATTCGATGCCGACGCGGCGGGTCCGGACTGCTTCGCGTCGGCCCGGGTCCTCCTGGCGACGCCGGACGGCAAGATCCGGTCGGTTGCCGAGAATATGGCTCATCCGAACGGACTGGCGATCACAAGCACTCATGAAGTGCTGGTCGCGGAGACGCTCGGCAATCGGGTCCTCGCTTTCCAGATCGGGAACGACGGCGCGCTGCTGCATCGAAGGGTGTTCGCAAATTTCGAAAGGATGAGCCCGGTCGGCATCTGCGCGGACTCGGAGGGAGCGGTCTGGGCGGCCGCCGCCCGACAGCCGCTGTTTGTCCGTGTGCTGCAAGGTGGACGCGTTACGCATCGCGTCCACGTACCGGGCCGCCAGGCGGTCGCGTGTCAATTGGGCGGGCGGGACGGCCGAACGCTCTTTTGTCTGACGGTCGCTGCCGATCTAGGGGATTATCCCAATCGCCAACAGACGGCACGCGTTGAGACGACGTTTGTCGATGTTCCGGGAGCCGCGAGTTCCATACGGCTCGCGGAGATCGCCCCTCATTAG
- a CDS encoding organic hydroperoxide resistance protein, translating to MSSLYSTKVTASGGRHGSIRSEDGLLDLKLALPRTLGGRGDATNPEQLFAGGYAACFENALLHVSRDAGHRFADNDIGVAARIDLGRNETGGFVLAAALAVGIAGIDRQTAERLVRGAHAICPYSKAIRGNVDVAIFVSVR from the coding sequence ATGTCCAGTCTATATTCCACAAAAGTCACGGCGAGCGGCGGCCGTCACGGTTCAATCCGCAGCGAAGACGGTCTGCTCGACCTCAAGCTCGCACTACCCCGGACGCTTGGCGGAAGGGGCGATGCGACCAATCCCGAACAACTCTTCGCCGGCGGTTATGCCGCCTGCTTTGAGAACGCACTCCTCCATGTGAGCCGGGATGCCGGCCACCGCTTTGCCGATAACGATATCGGCGTCGCCGCCAGGATCGACCTTGGTCGAAATGAAACAGGAGGCTTCGTGTTGGCCGCCGCACTTGCTGTAGGCATTGCTGGCATCGACCGACAGACCGCTGAACGGCTCGTCCGGGGTGCTCACGCCATCTGCCCGTACTCCAAAGCGATCCGCGGCAATGTCGATGTGGCGATCTTCGTCTCGGTCCGGTGA
- a CDS encoding malic enzyme-like NAD(P)-binding protein, which translates to MEPSTRTSSAKWRRELGGRSFFHCRNPTSCSEAAPADILAWTDGRGVIGVGSPFPPMTRDCRPFRTDQVNNSYISPGGGLGAIASKATRISDAMFMAAAKALAEISLRTKLSDGNILPPVSAL; encoded by the coding sequence GTGGAGCCTTCAACGAGGACGTCGTCCGCAAAATGGCGGCGGGAGCTCGGCGGCCGGTCATTTTTCCACTGTCGAAATCCGACTTCTTGCAGCGAGGCGGCGCCAGCCGATATTCTCGCCTGGACCGACGGACGTGGCGTTATTGGGGTGGGCAGCCCGTTTCCGCCAATGACGCGGGACTGCCGGCCGTTCCGGACTGACCAGGTGAACAATTCTTACATTTCTCCCGGTGGCGGCCTCGGGGCCATAGCATCCAAGGCAACGCGGATAAGTGACGCCATGTTCATGGCTGCCGCCAAAGCCCTCGCGGAAATCTCCCTGAGGACAAAGCTTTCGGATGGAAACATTTTGCCGCCTGTTTCGGCCCTTTAA
- a CDS encoding winged helix-turn-helix domain-containing protein translates to MTTHNSSCDTLDRVQPAFADTDPRTSERRRSTRSPNSSTMPEPHRSFVPGKRIPPTLRNEMAKLLADIIHSRVSSNLEKMVDRLRGSSPRRDELLAIVELGSSGEALARLLALLNDTVLRVGPLELDLIDRAAKRGDRHIDLRPREFQLLKYMMQRSDKLLTRAALLKEVWHYKFVPKTNLVDVHMGLLRRKVDGANEAPMIRIVRGVGFVLDATPLSRGSPKQHNDEVAVSRGPVSCSLGSVGTTLPICPRQE, encoded by the coding sequence ATGACAACTCACAACAGTAGCTGCGACACACTCGATCGCGTGCAACCGGCGTTCGCCGATACCGATCCAAGGACTTCGGAGCGGCGGCGATCAACGCGCTCGCCAAATTCATCAACCATGCCTGAACCGCATCGGAGCTTTGTTCCGGGCAAACGAATACCGCCAACGTTGCGGAATGAAATGGCGAAGCTTCTGGCCGATATCATTCATTCGCGAGTGTCGAGCAACCTCGAGAAGATGGTTGATCGGTTGCGCGGATCGTCCCCGCGACGTGACGAGCTGCTCGCGATAGTTGAATTGGGATCAAGCGGAGAGGCTTTGGCCCGGCTGCTGGCCCTGCTGAACGATACGGTGCTGCGCGTGGGACCGTTGGAGCTCGATCTCATCGATAGGGCTGCGAAGCGTGGCGACCGTCACATCGATCTTCGGCCGCGCGAATTTCAGTTGCTCAAGTACATGATGCAACGGAGTGACAAATTGCTGACGCGGGCGGCCCTCTTGAAAGAGGTATGGCACTATAAATTCGTTCCTAAAACGAACCTTGTCGATGTTCATATGGGCCTGTTGCGTCGCAAGGTCGACGGGGCAAATGAGGCGCCCATGATCCGCATTGTCCGCGGCGTTGGCTTCGTTCTGGATGCGACTCCTCTCTCGCGGGGTTCACCGAAGCAACATAATGACGAAGTTGCTGTTTCGCGTGGGCCTGTTAGCTGCAGCCTGGGCTCGGTCGGAACTACTTTGCCGATTTGTCCCCGACAAGAGTGA
- a CDS encoding SPW repeat protein has product MRIQHWQDIASLLLGVWLVMSPFVLGFAGAATWVTIVLGLFVILFAVEGFVDLSFRPIWRSGESFSSVWLSWLHLGQSATSRYWLR; this is encoded by the coding sequence ATGCGCATTCAACATTGGCAAGACATCGCCAGCCTGCTGCTGGGCGTGTGGCTGGTTATGTCGCCGTTCGTCCTGGGCTTCGCCGGGGCGGCTACTTGGGTAACCATCGTGCTTGGGTTGTTCGTCATTCTGTTTGCCGTAGAGGGATTTGTCGATTTGTCATTCCGTCCTATCTGGAGGAGTGGGGAGAGCTTCTCTTCGGTCTGGCTCTCCTGGTTGCACCTTGGACAGTCGGCTACGAGTCGGTATTGGCTACGGTAA